One Gadus chalcogrammus isolate NIFS_2021 chromosome 22, NIFS_Gcha_1.0, whole genome shotgun sequence genomic window carries:
- the ube2ql1 gene encoding ubiquitin-conjugating enzyme E2Q-like protein 1, whose product MATLLRKIGLIRLHDRDTEDPKHHQGSLKGTKGHQKNNAKHCQTTNETNILSTPEIKAKKLDLHSKDKERPGKEKQQQQQQQQQQQTAGGGGVLGGASIPPHRQHCTQVRTRRLMKELQEIRRLGDNFITVELVDDNLFDWNVKLHQVDKDSALWQDMKETNTEFILLNVTFPDNFPFSPPFMRVLTPRLENGYVLDGGAICMELLTPRGWSSAYTVEAVMRQFAASLVKGQGRICRKAGKSKKAFSRKEAEATFKSLVKTHEKYGWVSPPVSDG is encoded by the exons ATGGCCACTCTACTGCGGAAGATCGGTCTCATTCGTCTTCACGACCGAGACACCGAGGACCCCAAACACCACCAGGGATCTCTAAAAGGGACGAAGGGCCACCAGAAAAACAACGCCAAGCACTGTCAGACCACCAACGAGACCAACATCCTGAGTACCCCCGAGATCAAGGCCAAGAAGCTGGACCTGCACAGCAAGGACAAGGAACGCCCCGGgaaggagaagcagcagcaacagcagcagcagcagcagcagcagactgcgggaggaggaggggtcctCGGCGGCGCCTCGATACCCCCGCACCGGCAGCACTGCACCCAGGTCCGGACGCGGCGGCTCATGAAGGAGCTGCAGGAGATCCGGCGGTTAGGGGACAACTTTATCACGGTAGAACTGGTGGACGACAACCTCTTCGACTGGAATGTCAAGTTGCACCAGGTGGACAAAGACTCTGCGCTGTGGCAGGACATGAAGGAGACGAACACCGAGTTCATCCTGCTGAATGTCACTTTCCCCGACAATTTCCCCTTCTCGCCGCCGTTCATGCGGGTGCTCACCCCCCGCCTGGAGAACGGCTACGTGCTGGACGGGGGCGCGATATGCATGGAGCTGCTCACACCCCGCGGCTGGTCCAGCGCCTACACCGTGGAAGCCGTTATGAGGCAGTTTGCCGCAAGCCTTGTAAAAGGACAG GGACGTATCTGCAGGAAAGCGGGGAAGTCCAAGAAGGCCTTCAGCCGCAAGGAGGCAGAGGCCACCTTTAAGTCCCTGGTGAAGACCCACGAGAAGTACGGCTGGGTCTCCCCTCCCGTGTCAGACGGCTGA
- the med10 gene encoding mediator of RNA polymerase II transcription subunit 10, whose protein sequence is MAERFDNLEEHLEKFVENIRQLGIIVSDFQPSSQTGLNQKLNFMISGLQDIEKCRQQLHEINVPLEAFEYIDQGRNPQLYTKECLERALAKNEQVKGKIDTMTKFKSLLISELGKVFPEEMAQYKAIHGEDHHS, encoded by the exons ATGGCGGAACGGTTTGATAATCTAGAAGAGCATCTCGAGAAGTTTGTGGAGAATATTCGTCAACTCGGGATCATCGTGAGCGACTTCCAGCccagcagccagacaggactGAATCAGAAACT AAATTTCATGATTTCTGGACTACAAGATATCGAGAAGTGTCGTCAACAGCTCCATGAGATCAACGTTCCTCTGGAGGCGTTTGA ATACATCGACCAAGGACGGAACCCACAACTCTACACCAAGGAGTGTCTGGAAAGAGCCTTAGCCAAAAACGAACAAGTGAAGGGGAAAATCGATACTATGACG AAATTCAAGAGCCTTCTAATTTCGGAGCTGGGCAAGGTCTTTCCAGAAGAGATGGCCCAGTACAAGGCCATACATGGGGAAGACCATCACTCCTAG